One part of the Rutidosis leptorrhynchoides isolate AG116_Rl617_1_P2 chromosome 1, CSIRO_AGI_Rlap_v1, whole genome shotgun sequence genome encodes these proteins:
- the LOC139899682 gene encoding uncharacterized protein, which yields MPIHFVSKILQQSEVNYPPIEKLVYVLTYTARRLRRYFQAHPILVLTDQPIKQILKHPELSGRLAKWAVELGDYEINFSPRHAVKGKILAYFLLETTEKADYLQDVKSSNCMWELQTDGASSEEGVGAGLVLTSPEGEEHTYTLKFCFYASNNEAEYEALLSGLRIASEIGIKHLRAYVDSKIVAQQVNGAFKANDISMKRYFQLVEKILKLLKLCKYQEIRIKRHTF from the coding sequence ATGCCAATACACTTTGTCAGTAAGATATTGCAGCAAAGTGAAGTTAACTATCCGCCAATTGAAAAATTGGTATATGTTTTAACATACACAGCTAGACGACTCAGAcgttattttcaagcacatccaattctTGTTCTAACAGATCAACCAATAAAGCAAATTTTGAAACATCCAGAGTTGTCAGGACGTTTAGCGAAATGGGCAGTTGAATTGGGGGACTATGAAATAAATTTCTCACCACGACATGCAGTTAAAGGGAAAATTTTGGCATATTTTCTTTTAGAAACAACAGAAAAGGCGGATTATTTACAAGATGTTAAAAGCAGTAATTGCATGTGGGAATTGCAAACTGATGGTGCATCAAGTGAGGAAGGAGTTGGTGCAGGATTGGTGCTTACCAGTCCAGAAGGGGAAGAACATACATATACACTAAAGTTTTGTTTTTATGCATCCAAtaatgaagcagaatatgaggcattGCTTTCCGGCCTCCGCATAGCATCTGAGATAGGAATAAAGCATCTGCGTGCATATGTAGATTCTAAAATTGTAGCACAACAGGTTAACGGAGCATTTAAAGCAAATGATATCTCAATGAAACGATATTTTCAATTGGTTGAGAAAATTTTGAAACTTTTGAAGTTGTGCAAATATCAAGAAATAAGAATAAAAAGGCATACGTTTTAA